Genomic DNA from Lycorma delicatula isolate Av1 chromosome 5, ASM4794821v1, whole genome shotgun sequence:
tataaaaatagagtatccacttaccatCAATTGTGaatattgactatccaagcgctttcgcaTTATTCCTCCACCATCAgcgattactgattaattatgaattttatagtcgtgcatataaatttttataaatgggaattaaaatgaaaataaaatttgaaattattatgtaCATAACTGTttattgtcaatagttaaaataagtcaacgttgaaagaaaaacgtcttgtcagtaagatttttacaactgttatttagtattaattgtattggaataatccgaaagcgcttggatagttaATACACACaactgttggtaagtggatactcatttttatataaattatataataccaaCTGTGCCAAATGTtacgaaaattacatttaatactaATCAATCTCTCCCGGAAAACTTATACTTTTGGGTAAAATAGGTTTTCCATGTTTACTAGAAAAAGTATGGATAAAACCTTATTCCATAACCTTCTTCTTCACCGAACCGAAAATACTACTCCATCAAAATGCCAAACTCACTAAAATCCATATGATACTCTACcttgtaaatgataccttactgCAAGGACTAGTTATTTAATATACAACGCTACTCTTAGAAAAAGACACTGACAGACACTGAATGAGACAGTTAGTGTAAAGCagcaaattaataaagtatttctaTTCCAAAACATTGGATAGTACATAGATCAAATCTGTAAGGTAAAGCAATACAAAAACACGATAAGATTTCGTCATAAGGTTTCGTAAAAACCTGTACTTAATTAAAGTCCTAATAAAGGAAAAAaccaaatttctttaattaaaaaaaaaattaatttgattaattatagatcaataattatttaattattaacctttgtttaaaaaaaacaatttcttttaaaataaaaaaggaattctccaaaaataatttaaatctaaataatctaagaatttaaataaattatcatatacgtccaaactaaaaaataaatagtttattccCAAATAAAAAACGGGGAGAGAAAATAGAATCGTGTAATAAAATCCGCTTCATTTGATTACTGTATGAATAAATCTAACCGAATAAAGGTCAATGTTTCTGATCATAAACGGCTGATAAATTCCGGTTGAAGACCCAGACtgaattaaaatcaaagaataatCTTATATAATGTTTCATATGATAACCGATTAAATACACACATTATGTTCAACATTGATTGATAAtccaaatttacatatattttaaaataagatatttcttCCTTTCTCCAAAATAATCAGAAATTGACATTATTTTCGATGGATTTTACTCACCGacggaaatatatatatgtttaattgtttattaaggtaaccgataaaaaatatttaaataggatactatttataaatattattttctgaaatttataaattttcaagtaaaatgtcaacaatattattaaaaattaatttttttatctatttttatatgtagtaaatttaattttattatgaaatttcagtttcaggtactggaataaaatgatcagctTCATTGGTATTTCGTGGAAGATAATCTAATCTAACCGAGTGAACacaatctaatttatattttgatttacagGAATATCATCACAATATAAAccacatatatttttgttttttgttatgttatttttatataacgtaattatattatttaacctCTCTCTAACAGAAAATTCTATTATCAATCTGCTGTATTATTTTACtactataactattattattatttaataaataataaaaaacagcgtaaaaataaagaaaaatgtttattttgttacttttatgtaGAAATCTACATTTCAAATACATATACAAACAACATTTGATCGAGATAAAACAATCTAGCAAGTTTCAAAAGTTGGTTCCACTtactaatattacttatttaattaaatcgctAGAAGAAGGTTAATTGCTCTGGAGAAGGGTAAACTAAGCATTAACTTTCTCTCTACTCTGTGACGCTTCAGAAATGTGTTTcaaatttcagagaaaaaaaacagCACACTTTATAAAAGAGGTACCTTGAAACTTTGtcattaattttcttcctttttttatgaaaaaaaatatttaaaaaaaatgtgaagtttactacaattaattttaaaacactaaatataatttctgttaagTTTACATGTAAagagcttttttcttttatagagaaGAATCAGTCCGTAATACTCATATTAGACCCTATTTAACTTATCATTCAAAacgtgaaatataataaaaaagtctactgaatatattttattgttcaatttACTTGCCTATtaaccgtttttatttttaataatttaaataaaaaatattcttttattccgtgaaataaaatgaaattcatatatcattctaaaaattgaatatttttttttaatccttgcaatatatgttatttttattttaggtgtaGATAGtggttttgttgaattttttataccattaatacgtaaaattaatcTACTGCAAAAAGTCtgctttattaaattctaattatgaAATCGATACGAAAACTTCAatcatatgtaaaataatattggcTTCCCTCCCTCCTTACACGTATATTATAAGacagtgaataaaattaaacaaatttaaaagatatcaaaagaatttcatatttatttttataaattattttttttttttttgtagaaacagAGCGAGTACTTTccacatttttaataagaattgttcATTGAAATCTTTTTTGAACTTAAGATGCAATTAAAATTGCAAGTAATTTTAattgatgtaatatattttattaaaaaatatcaactatAATAGTATCGACTATTATAGCATTAACTAATAGTATTGATAACTTCATATATATAGCTTTCTTTACTGTAAAAGTTACCTTCAcgttgttcaataaataaattgattaaaaaaatgtttctgtttaatttccGGCGCACGTGTCGTTCTACCGTTGTCTTATTAAATTGGTAGCGAGTGACTAAGCAAAAATACCTAAACTTAATCATTTGATAGGGGGGGCACTGTCACACAACACTCTTTTTAAGTGCTGTTATACAATACTAAAACAATCTAAAGCATTACATATTTGGATGtacttttggaattttttttttttttttaccgctttacttattaaatgaaattatatacaaaCAGCAACAAGTACGTAGTAACAATCTTCTATGTTTAaacttttagtttatatttatgtattactaaAACAGATTAGTAGTAGGATAACACGGCAGAGGGATAGAGAGAGTAAGAACGATTGAGTGTGTGAAAGGGAATGATAGCGTAGAAGGAGAGCAGCCAGCAGATCGAGATGAGGGGAGCGAGGCAGCTGTTCTGGAGGGGCAGGTGTGCATTGAACGGCACGAGCCTCTCATACTGCACACAATAGCTGACAGTCGGGTCTTGTTTTGCACCTTGCAGGTCCCACCATGGCCGAGTAGAGGGGGATCTACGTCACCCCCTTCCATAAGCCAAGGGGACGAAGCCCTCGGCCAATCACAGGCGGTCTTTCTTATGATGTCATCAGAAGAGGAAGCCGACTGTTTCGGATTGTACGGAGACAAACTATTGAAGAAGGTGAAGCGGTCGAGACAACGTGTCGACGCGGGTGAACCGCGGAACAGTTATTCTTCTATTCCGAACTTTAGTTCTCGTCCGAGTTTTCTTAGCGGGAGTTTATACGGTGCTTTTTTCAGTCAGAATCACCAGCATTTTGGATTGTTCGGGCAGGGCTTCGGGCCCGCCAAAATGCTTAACGAGTTATTCGGCCGGCAGGTGAAACAAGCAGCGGACGCCGCGACACCGGCCGACACGATGATGGCCATGGATGCAGCAGGATCCGACGGCGCCGTCAACTTTGAGTGTTTAAATGCGACTTCCGTCATTCGTCGAGGACTAGATGAGGACGGCGGCAGTCCACCTCCTGGAGACATGGCTCACCACATGCTGAGAGACATCCTTCAAGGACGCAAGAAAGAACTTCTGGCCTTGGAACAGGAACTAAGAGGGGTAAGTGTCAGTGGAGGACAAGAGCCCCCATCAcccgataataataatagtatcagtagtaataataataacaataacaataataataataacaataacaacgaTTTAAAGACGACAAACGGTTCGGTTACAAACGGTGAAGGTGGAAACGGTGGTGGTAGTGATACGGACGGTACTAATGAACCGGTCAGAAAAAATTCAGTGAATGTGAACGGTATAGCCGAAGTGGAAGATGAAACGATGGTCCAGGACGAGGAATTAAGTCAATCGGGGAAGACGCAACAACAAGACCTTCTAGAAGACATGGCGACAGAAGACAGCGAACCTTCGTGCGTGTCACCGGCTTCCGCATCCGCGTCGGATCACAAAGAAGACTTAGACGATAATCCGGGTAGCAAGGACTCTCCTACTAAAACTGAAACGATAGAATTAAAACGCGCTAGGGTTGAAAATATAGTTTCGTCGATGCGCTCGAGCCCATCCCTTCCGACTCAGGTTAACGGTtgcaagaaaagaaaattatatcatcCTCAACAGCACGACAACAGTGCGGCCGAACGATACGCTGCGGGACTCGGCATAGGAGTAAACAGCATGGGAATGCTGATCGAAGAGGACGACGATGAAGAAATCGAACCGCAAGAAATCAGACAAAAACGTGTAGAGAAGGACGCGTTAAAAAATCAACTTCGCACCATGCAAGAACAACTCGCTGAAATGCAACAGAAATACGTTCAATTATGTACAAGAATGGATCAAGATATGTCCGAATGTCAAGATACTGAAGAAGTAGGAAGCGACCTGGAGCCGGACGGAAATAGTTTATCGTTACCAGAGAAGCCGCCGTCGAGTAATCCTCCTTCTACTCCCGTCAAGGACACCGCCCCCTTACCTTCCGTAACACCTCCAGTGGCACAACCTATCATGTCCCCGGCAGTATCCAAGATGATGTCAACGAAGTTACATCCTGGATCCCATCATCTTCCTCCTGGTCATCCTTCTTTACCCCTTCCACCTAATTTCAACGGCGCCCTCTCTCTGTTGCAGCAGCAGGTTCTGCAAGAACAGCACGGCCAGGCACCCATACCGCCGCCtccacatcatcatcatcatccgcATCACCATCCTCAAATGCCGCATCACGCCCTGACCAATGCGGCAGCCGCTATGTACTTGGGAGTCAGCCACAAACTGTACTTAGAACAAGAAGTGAGAATGGCAAAGGAAGCAGCGTTAGCAGCAGAACAACATCAACAACATCTAAGTCAACAACACGGAAGTCATCATCCACAACAACAACAACCACCTCCCCAACAGCAGCAACCGCAGCAACAACCACAACAAGCACCTCAACAACCATCACAACAACAAATTTTAGGACACCATCAACAACAGCCACAATcacaacagcagcagcagcagcagcagcaacctCAGCCGCAAACGCCTCAACAATCTGAACAACGGCAGTCGCAACAGCCCCCGTCAGGAACTCAAACACCGCACAGTCAAACACCTACATCCGTGCAGCCTCCTACACAAAATACACCCCAGCCTAATCAACCTATCTCCCATCAACAATCACCTCCACAAGTAACTCCTCACTCGAAATCAGCGACCGATTATTCAGAACGGTTATCGATGTTAAGAAGCTCGGCTTTATCGGCTCCGGTGTCCGGATCAGACCTCGAAGGACTAGCGGACGTTCTTAAATCGGAAATAACGTCATCACTTAGCGGCCTCATAGATTCGATCATGGCTCGGTTCGTACAACAGCGACGGATTTACGGAAAACAGTCGGAAGCAGCGGCCGAACAACTAAATAAGGATTTATTATTAGCGTCTCAGTTATTAGACAGAAAATCACCTCGATCTAAAGTTGTCGATCGGGGTAGCAACGGGTCAGCGGAACGACTTAACGGACCTACAGGAGTAAACGGGATATCCGTTCCACAGGGACCACCGCGAGTGAACGGCACCGCCTTCCCTCCGTTAACTAACAGTGtaaacagtaataacaataataatagtaattgtaatagcaacaataacagtaacaataataataacagtaataacaataataacccGGAAAATAACATTAACACGATGAACTTACCGCACGTGAGACCGTCTCCGAATGCAGCGATGTTTC
This window encodes:
- the pros gene encoding homeobox protein prospero; translated protein: MMSSEEEADCFGLYGDKLLKKVKRSRQRVDAGEPRNSYSSIPNFSSRPSFLSGSLYGAFFSQNHQHFGLFGQGFGPAKMLNELFGRQVKQAADAATPADTMMAMDAAGSDGAVNFECLNATSVIRRGLDEDGGSPPPGDMAHHMLRDILQGRKKELLALEQELRGVSVSGGQEPPSPDNNNSISSNNNNNNNNNNNNNNDLKTTNGSVTNGEGGNGGGSDTDGTNEPVRKNSVNVNGIAEVEDETMVQDEELSQSGKTQQQDLLEDMATEDSEPSCVSPASASASDHKEDLDDNPGSKDSPTKTETIELKRARVENIVSSMRSSPSLPTQVNGCKKRKLYHPQQHDNSAAERYAAGLGIGVNSMGMLIEEDDDEEIEPQEIRQKRVEKDALKNQLRTMQEQLAEMQQKYVQLCTRMDQDMSECQDTEEVGSDLEPDGNSLSLPEKPPSSNPPSTPVKDTAPLPSVTPPVAQPIMSPAVSKMMSTKLHPGSHHLPPGHPSLPLPPNFNGALSLLQQQVLQEQHGQAPIPPPPHHHHHPHHHPQMPHHALTNAAAAMYLGVSHKLYLEQEVRMAKEAALAAEQHQQHLSQQHGSHHPQQQQPPPQQQQPQQQPQQAPQQPSQQQILGHHQQQPQSQQQQQQQQQPQPQTPQQSEQRQSQQPPSGTQTPHSQTPTSVQPPTQNTPQPNQPISHQQSPPQVTPHSKSATDYSERLSMLRSSALSAPVSGSDLEGLADVLKSEITSSLSGLIDSIMARFVQQRRIYGKQSEAAAEQLNKDLLLASQLLDRKSPRSKVVDRGSNGSAERLNGPTGVNGISVPQGPPRVNGTAFPPLTNSVNSNNNNNSNCNSNNNSNNNNNSNNNNNPENNINTMNLPHVRPSPNAAMFQPPKPPVSQINSAAAAALYSSMSGIATHPVVNPFHLAEGREGVPEQNEALSLVVAPKKKRHKVTDTRITPKTVCRILAQDGMTGQPQEAGPGVQKMCGIIPSTSNSNGTESPPPPRPYHPPPPPMLPVSLPTSVAIPNPSLHESQVFSPYSPFYHQQAPHMPSASPPGIADLRDSPPLHPPTLLHPALLAAAQHGGSPDYANMRSSSGLGGATDSVDRGSDCNSGDGPYDGITPTISFSGYQKCDYSLTALQSSTLTPMHLRKAKLMFFWVRYPSSAVLKMYFPDIKFNKNNTAQLVKWFSNFREFYYIQMEKYARQAVSEGVKNADDLHVSADCEIYRVLNLHYNRNNHIEVPSNFRYVVEQTLREFFKAIQTGKDTEQSWKKSIYKIISRLDDPVPEYFKSPNFLEQLE